One Bacteroidota bacterium genomic window carries:
- a CDS encoding type II toxin-antitoxin system RelE/ParE family toxin, with protein MIRKVIAYKDNFVDFYKSQDSKIKEKIGYVLDLVRFEKHVPKKFYKLLENTDGIYEVRVITTFKSIRILCFQDKGDLVVLTNCFLKKTQKTPQREIKMAEKLKKEYLKEKYGGQ; from the coding sequence ATGATTAGAAAAGTAATTGCATACAAGGATAACTTTGTGGACTTTTACAAGAGCCAGGATTCAAAGATTAAAGAGAAAATTGGATATGTTCTTGATTTAGTCAGATTTGAAAAGCATGTACCAAAGAAATTTTACAAATTACTTGAAAACACAGATGGTATTTATGAAGTTCGAGTAATCACGACTTTTAAAAGTATTCGGATTTTATGCTTTCAAGACAAAGGAGACCTTGTTGTACTAACAAATTGCTTTCTTAAGAAAACACAGAAAACTCCACAAAGGGAGATAAAAATGGCTGAGAAGTTGAAAAAAGAGTATTTGAAAGAAAAATATGGAGGACAATAA
- a CDS encoding S41 family peptidase, with the protein MRILILIFCFSLFSNFAYSQGLSEPEKSFENVWQAYEDNYAFFNLYAIDWKQQHDLFRKKVTPKTTENELINIFKEMLELLNDCHSYIYKGDSLIFKTTYKCSFDIEFPNRILKDSLWAVCNHTLTMSNFDNIQGLGPVEKGISLFYQAKSNDIGYIRISRCYGKIEALFDDNLLIPDSVNSTNLFDSILTNMIDKKALIIDLRNNNGGNDWSNYLATRFLDKERITYYLSTRLNGDHESFSELIPYSLRPDKSLRFLNPIVILTNCKTASAAENFLIGVKDLPNVSIIGSRTKGIFSNTMNYTINESENVWGTLSNERIYDANKICYEREGIPANIEMYNRIEDLKNNYDPLILKAIEILSKNN; encoded by the coding sequence ATGAGAATATTGATTTTGATATTTTGCTTCTCTCTATTTTCTAATTTTGCTTATTCTCAAGGATTAAGTGAACCAGAAAAATCATTTGAGAACGTTTGGCAAGCATATGAAGATAATTATGCCTTTTTTAATTTATATGCAATCGATTGGAAACAACAACACGACTTGTTTCGAAAAAAAGTTACTCCAAAGACTACTGAAAATGAATTAATAAACATTTTTAAAGAAATGTTAGAATTATTGAACGATTGTCACTCTTATATTTATAAAGGCGATTCGTTAATTTTTAAAACTACCTATAAGTGCTCATTCGACATTGAATTTCCGAACAGAATACTAAAAGACAGTTTGTGGGCAGTATGCAATCATACTCTTACAATGAGTAATTTTGATAACATACAAGGACTCGGACCTGTTGAAAAAGGGATTTCTTTGTTTTATCAGGCAAAGTCCAATGATATTGGATACATCAGGATTAGTCGGTGCTATGGGAAAATAGAGGCTTTATTTGATGATAATTTATTAATTCCTGATAGTGTTAATTCAACTAATTTATTTGATTCAATCTTAACAAATATGATTGATAAAAAAGCATTAATCATTGATTTGAGGAATAATAATGGAGGAAATGACTGGAGCAATTATTTAGCGACCAGATTTTTGGATAAAGAAAGAATTACCTATTATTTAAGTACAAGATTAAATGGAGATCATGAAAGTTTTTCTGAATTGATACCTTATTCGCTAAGGCCAGATAAATCACTGCGTTTTCTTAACCCTATCGTAATATTGACAAACTGTAAGACGGCGAGTGCTGCTGAAAACTTTTTAATTGGAGTAAAGGATTTACCTAATGTTTCAATAATTGGTTCAAGGACAAAAGGCATTTTTTCTAATACTATGAATTATACTATTAATGAAAGTGAAAATGTCTGGGGAACTCTTTCAAATGAGAGAATATATGACGCTAATAAAATTTGCTATGAGAGAGAAGGTATTCCAGCAAACATTGAGATGTATAATAGGATTGAAGATTTGAAAAACAATTATGACCCTTTAATTTTGAAAGCAATAGAGATATTAAGTAAAAATAATTAA
- a CDS encoding HNH endonuclease produces MPTELTILQWTEILLDKNITKDLDIAIFQGLYSFEGQKAPASQIGLLLGYTGKNTSSPLNLEIGRYAKRIAEHYEINFTERSTRKFKYWDLFFNGWDEEPFFIWQLRPELSEALEETGLTGEEQYPEEIPIDEQATLTEGLKRTILVNTYERNPKARKKCIEHWKPVCSVCEFDFEKKYGDLGKGFIHVHHLVPVSDIGRTYQVDPINDLRPVCPNCHAMLHKTNPPIKIEELKIKIKDI; encoded by the coding sequence ATGCCGACTGAATTAACAATATTACAATGGACTGAAATTCTTCTTGACAAGAATATCACAAAGGATTTGGATATTGCCATATTTCAAGGGCTTTACTCTTTTGAAGGGCAAAAAGCTCCAGCAAGTCAAATTGGACTTTTACTCGGTTACACAGGAAAAAACACTTCAAGTCCATTAAACTTAGAAATTGGACGATATGCCAAACGAATAGCGGAACATTATGAAATCAACTTCACGGAACGTTCGACAAGAAAATTTAAGTATTGGGACTTGTTTTTTAACGGTTGGGACGAAGAGCCATTTTTTATTTGGCAACTAAGACCTGAACTTTCAGAAGCACTTGAAGAAACAGGATTAACAGGAGAAGAACAATATCCAGAAGAAATCCCGATTGATGAACAAGCAACCCTAACTGAAGGACTGAAAAGAACAATTTTAGTAAACACATATGAGCGTAATCCAAAGGCAAGAAAGAAATGTATTGAACATTGGAAGCCAGTCTGTTCTGTTTGCGAATTTGATTTTGAAAAAAAATATGGCGACTTAGGAAAAGGATTTATACACGTTCACCATTTAGTTCCTGTTTCGGATATTGGACGAACTTACCAAGTTGACCCAATTAACGACTTGAGACCAGTTTGTCCTAATTGCCACGCAATGCTACACAAGACAAATCCGCCAATTAAAATAGAAGAATTGAAAATTAAAATTAAAGACATATGA
- a CDS encoding type II toxin-antitoxin system RelE/ParE family toxin, which yields MIRKVIAYKDNFVDFYKSQDSKIKEKIGYVLDLVRFEKHVPKKFYKLLENTDGIYEVRVITTFKSIRILCFQDKGDLVVLTNCFLKKTQKTPQREIKMAEKLKKSI from the coding sequence ATGATTAGAAAAGTAATTGCATACAAGGATAACTTTGTGGACTTTTACAAGAGCCAGGATTCAAAGATTAAAGAGAAAATTGGATATGTTCTTGATTTAGTCAGATTTGAAAAGCATGTACCAAAGAAATTTTACAAATTACTTGAAAACACAGATGGTATTTATGAAGTTCGAGTAATCACGACTTTTAAAAGTATTCGGATTTTATGCTTTCAAGACAAAGGAGACCTTGTTGTACTAACAAATTGCTTTCTTAAGAAAACACAGAAAACTCCACAAAGGGAGATAAAAATGGCTGAGAAGTTGAAAAAGAGTATTTGA
- a CDS encoding DUF2625 domain-containing protein, with protein MRELKDLINTNEPGWELVSEWIGNATNKVEILPKDNDRADSALYQAQVTTRSPMGAIIYETGGIFVDNGWIRILGSGSQRLNRSLMEWNRNKTYRKFGEQLPFLLVADDVLGGFFAINAGGLDKNSIGQVFYFAPDNLTWENTNLSYSDFLIFCFQGDLNKFYKGYRWDNWIDDISKMDGNQGMHIIPFLWTKEGKDINNTSKKAVPIEELWGIYFDDRNNK; from the coding sequence ATGAGAGAATTAAAAGATTTGATAAATACTAATGAACCTGGCTGGGAATTAGTATCTGAATGGATTGGAAATGCAACAAATAAAGTTGAGATTCTGCCTAAAGATAATGATAGAGCTGATAGTGCTTTATATCAAGCCCAAGTGACAACTCGGTCACCAATGGGTGCTATAATTTATGAAACTGGCGGAATTTTCGTTGATAATGGATGGATAAGAATTCTAGGGTCTGGTTCACAAAGACTCAATAGAAGCCTTATGGAATGGAATAGAAATAAAACATACAGAAAATTTGGAGAGCAGCTTCCTTTTTTACTGGTAGCAGATGATGTACTGGGAGGGTTTTTTGCCATAAATGCCGGTGGACTGGATAAGAACTCTATTGGTCAAGTATTCTATTTTGCTCCTGACAATTTAACTTGGGAAAATACAAATTTAAGCTATTCCGACTTTCTGATTTTTTGCTTTCAAGGCGATTTAAATAAGTTCTATAAGGGTTATCGATGGGATAACTGGATTGATGATATTTCAAAAATGGATGGTAACCAAGGGATGCATATTATTCCTTTTTTGTGGACAAAGGAGGGAAAAGATATAAATAATACAAGCAAAAAAGCTGTACCAATAGAAGAATTATGGGGTATATATTTTGATGATAGAAATAATAAATAG
- a CDS encoding helix-turn-helix transcriptional regulator → MKNVTDFEDLLKEQYGKKGTPSRDKFDADSLAFRLGIMLKEARKESNVTQEELAEKTGTKKSYISRIERGQSDIQISTYYKLIETGLGKHLNISIG, encoded by the coding sequence ATGAAAAATGTAACTGATTTCGAAGACTTATTAAAAGAACAGTATGGAAAAAAAGGCACTCCATCGAGAGATAAGTTCGATGCTGATTCACTTGCATTCAGATTAGGAATAATGTTAAAAGAAGCAAGAAAAGAATCTAATGTGACTCAGGAAGAACTTGCCGAAAAGACTGGAACAAAAAAAAGCTATATTTCAAGAATTGAACGTGGACAAAGTGATATTCAGATTTCAACTTATTATAAATTAATTGAAACTGGATTAGGAAAGCATTTGAATATCTCAATTGGTTAA
- a CDS encoding DEAD/DEAH box helicase codes for MKDPIGSFETIKENFIRYIKTAFGTKFEGVEKERYDLLNYDKVFYRKPWIEPLPDYVSSGKKINDLTTEDLGNALNSTELQVFKGLVNTGLVGNFPLHSHQAEMLKQALLGNNCIITSGTGSGKTESFLLPLFAQLSKELTNWQTPNLKSTSVNNWWIENGGLTVSEIVNNSNFTLSNAVRQRQHETRKAGVRALILYPMNALVEDQMSRLRKALDSDDTRTWLNQNTNGNAIYFGRYNGSSPVAGELKKVKEDGTLAINTKKVNQLKSQLQQIETDSNRVAQYIQQTGKTGSEAKDLKSFFQRLDGAEMRSRFDMQVAPPDIMITNYSMLSIMLMRDIDKGIFDETRQWLEENENNIFHLIIDELHLYRGTQGTEVAYLLKLVLNRLGLHPNHPQLRILASSASLEAGDEASKNFVCDFFGISQNNFQQKFKIIEGKNNPITPFPENGRKLPIKPFVGISEKFTEVKGNIANTSFISTCETIATEIARSFNITVSENGISKLLSVITNPDFQLKERLFSPCPNYKAVCSIQATGDDADGRYFAEIIFENATKKEDLENALRGLLIVRAMLDEKEFETIAKSIPDERKLPRFRFHYFFRNIEGIWASVKPDDVDDIYTDNERTNGKLYSTTRINSENGNRVLELLYCDNCGTTFFGGSRLVAKDETNIHSFELLPISPNIEGIPEKTPAKLVEKRSYQEYAVFWPCGKQEFVQHDAEPGISQNYWRQPTLNGFNQGEFEANWIPASLNSISGDLKFQHTKANEKPVQWIKGYYFTITDNNSTIDIALPDSNGNIPTTETHKALPSVCPGCGVNHQKRRQDWNKSKTSSIRGFRTGFAKTTQMFAKELMYQLPSNEAERKLVVFSDSREDAAQIANGIERNHFTDLMREILVDELHKNLMLRFQIVGAFDNSDTAKQNEYKQQVSSIFDEIEYLIDNSNYNGNNSNKLREKQEATAKINAYRSLIVNVRDLVDITNSVNLAPLIKHFVDLGINPGGNEISLQTRLLNSNFVPWYDLIDFTNFQWSAGADQTYIHDLKEGSFSGLASMFFGSLFYSFESSALGYVTINPELQVITDQANSLAIASTDFLQIVNSTIRILGDKYKHNKVDDVDPFNFIQYSNFPGQVKRYIRAVANRFSKQENELGEAVFNTLSLSNLLRGDTGIQIENLFIKVARATDSIWTSQRGSRPHLHFSGGICTHSVTALELQADKICDDIWKENYLSFNAIKQQRPPIRLHCEELTGQTDDQFERQRHFRNIILPDEGNRNVKAIDLLSVTTTLEVGVDIGALQAVMLGNMPPQRFNYQQRVGRAGRRGQAYSVILTFCRGRSHDEFYFANPQKITGDAPPTPFLTMGQERIFKRLLAKEILRRAYFEKDIDITSDEKSSVHGEFGSIVSWNNYKTKIIDWIITNSGAIQTTIDALLTPQLQNKRDEFINWITDTITENGLIEKAQSIINNEEISTNDISEKFAEGGLLPMFGMPTTVKNLYHGINQRLEPLSIDRAQSMAIYEFAPGAQKTKDKAIHQVIGFTSDFINTRRNGTQIVTNVETSNQLPFSLNRWCVRCRACGFFETYSEERKIELESQNQFGVCPNCGEDNPSKYQPPFKLKSPKAYRTNLSAGSDTKDDSEFLLSRPPIFAEKLGSAKIESKNNSTISISDNDVTWRVNTNSDRFFEGKLYNTRNSFPFNQNGFWFNNQWLLNDLSSNINDNNGNSMFVQQNGTSADEYIALASNKNTEIFRIAPSSVPFELDLNMFFSETDLPHIKAQSNGVRSGYYSAAFLLQRTLADKLDVDPTEIEIADISMKVLDDGTNRRIAEIILTDELPNGSGFVRYLHENFVNILSEAINPSKANSYLGKIHSQTHQVKCIDACYDCLKVYRNMNYHSLLDWRLGLSVLRVMLDSTFVCGADGNFGFVELEHWLSFATHLRNNFALSFGFSNTEEINGLPIIKFGRNQRNIIMVVHPFWDLRNIREANWLAEIKAEIDEYVAQSGGKISIIDTFNLHRRPGWCYERLVIR; via the coding sequence ATGAAAGACCCTATCGGTTCGTTTGAAACCATAAAAGAAAACTTTATTCGCTATATAAAAACAGCATTTGGGACAAAGTTTGAAGGAGTTGAAAAAGAACGTTATGATTTATTGAATTACGATAAGGTGTTTTATCGAAAACCTTGGATTGAGCCTTTGCCTGATTATGTTTCAAGTGGAAAGAAAATTAATGATTTAACTACTGAAGATTTAGGAAACGCATTGAATTCGACTGAATTACAGGTATTTAAAGGTCTTGTAAATACTGGGCTTGTTGGAAATTTCCCTTTGCATTCTCACCAAGCTGAAATGTTGAAACAAGCATTACTTGGAAATAATTGTATTATTACTTCTGGTACTGGTTCAGGTAAAACAGAATCTTTTTTACTTCCATTATTTGCTCAACTTTCAAAAGAGCTTACAAATTGGCAAACACCAAATTTAAAATCTACAAGTGTAAATAATTGGTGGATAGAAAATGGAGGACTTACTGTAAGCGAAATTGTTAATAATTCAAATTTTACTTTGAGTAATGCTGTACGTCAACGCCAACATGAAACAAGAAAAGCTGGAGTTAGAGCCTTAATACTTTATCCTATGAATGCTTTGGTAGAAGACCAAATGAGTCGTTTGCGAAAAGCATTAGATTCTGATGATACAAGAACTTGGTTAAACCAGAACACTAATGGAAATGCTATTTATTTTGGTAGATACAATGGAAGTTCACCAGTTGCTGGAGAATTAAAAAAAGTTAAAGAAGATGGAACACTTGCAATTAACACGAAAAAAGTAAACCAGCTCAAATCGCAATTACAACAAATTGAAACTGATTCAAACCGTGTAGCTCAATATATTCAGCAAACAGGTAAAACAGGAAGCGAAGCAAAAGATTTAAAATCATTTTTCCAACGTTTAGATGGAGCAGAAATGCGCAGTCGATTTGATATGCAAGTTGCACCACCTGATATAATGATTACAAATTATTCAATGTTGAGCATTATGCTAATGCGCGATATTGACAAAGGAATTTTTGATGAAACAAGGCAATGGTTAGAAGAAAATGAAAACAATATTTTTCACTTAATCATTGACGAACTACATTTATACAGAGGAACCCAAGGAACTGAGGTAGCATATTTACTTAAACTTGTACTAAACCGTTTAGGTTTACACCCCAATCACCCCCAATTACGAATATTAGCTTCAAGTGCATCATTGGAAGCCGGAGATGAAGCGAGTAAAAACTTTGTATGTGATTTTTTTGGAATAAGTCAAAACAATTTTCAACAAAAGTTTAAAATCATCGAAGGGAAAAATAATCCCATTACACCATTTCCAGAAAATGGAAGAAAACTTCCAATTAAGCCATTTGTTGGAATTTCAGAGAAATTTACAGAAGTAAAAGGAAATATTGCAAATACAAGTTTTATTTCAACTTGCGAGACAATAGCAACAGAAATTGCACGGTCTTTTAACATTACAGTAAGTGAGAATGGGATTTCAAAATTACTTTCAGTTATTACCAATCCAGACTTTCAATTGAAAGAACGATTGTTTTCGCCTTGCCCAAATTACAAAGCAGTTTGTTCAATACAAGCAACCGGTGATGATGCAGACGGAAGATATTTTGCTGAAATAATTTTTGAAAACGCAACCAAAAAAGAAGATTTAGAAAATGCCTTGCGTGGTTTGTTGATTGTAAGAGCAATGCTAGATGAGAAAGAATTTGAGACCATTGCAAAATCAATTCCTGATGAGAGAAAACTGCCACGTTTTAGATTTCATTATTTCTTTAGGAACATTGAAGGAATTTGGGCATCTGTAAAACCTGATGATGTTGATGATATTTATACAGATAATGAAAGGACAAACGGCAAACTTTATTCAACAACTCGGATAAATTCAGAAAATGGAAATCGAGTTTTGGAGTTACTCTATTGTGATAATTGCGGAACAACATTTTTTGGAGGAAGTCGATTAGTTGCAAAAGACGAAACTAATATTCATTCTTTTGAATTGTTGCCAATCAGTCCAAATATTGAAGGCATTCCTGAAAAAACACCTGCCAAGCTAGTAGAAAAAAGAAGTTATCAAGAATATGCAGTTTTTTGGCCATGTGGTAAGCAGGAATTTGTACAACATGATGCTGAACCTGGAATTTCTCAAAATTATTGGAGACAGCCAACTCTTAATGGTTTTAATCAAGGTGAATTTGAGGCGAATTGGATTCCTGCATCACTTAATAGTATTTCAGGCGATTTAAAATTTCAACATACTAAAGCAAATGAAAAGCCGGTTCAATGGATTAAAGGATATTACTTTACCATAACAGATAATAATTCAACTATAGATATTGCTTTGCCTGATTCAAATGGAAACATTCCCACAACAGAAACACATAAAGCTTTGCCAAGTGTTTGTCCTGGTTGCGGTGTAAATCATCAAAAACGAAGACAGGATTGGAATAAAAGCAAAACTTCCTCAATTCGAGGTTTCAGAACCGGTTTTGCCAAAACAACTCAAATGTTTGCAAAAGAGTTAATGTATCAATTACCAAGCAACGAAGCCGAAAGAAAATTAGTTGTGTTTTCTGATAGTCGTGAAGATGCTGCGCAGATTGCAAACGGCATTGAGAGGAATCATTTTACAGATTTGATGAGAGAAATTTTAGTTGATGAATTGCACAAAAATTTAATGTTACGTTTTCAGATTGTGGGGGCTTTTGATAATAGCGATACGGCAAAACAAAATGAATACAAACAACAAGTTTCATCAATTTTTGATGAAATTGAATACCTTATTGATAACTCAAATTACAATGGAAATAATTCAAACAAATTAAGAGAGAAACAAGAAGCTACTGCAAAAATAAATGCTTATCGTTCTTTAATTGTAAATGTTCGAGATTTAGTTGATATTACCAATTCTGTAAACCTTGCACCACTTATTAAACACTTCGTTGATTTAGGTATTAACCCAGGAGGAAACGAAATTTCACTTCAAACAAGATTATTAAATAGTAATTTTGTCCCGTGGTATGACCTAATTGATTTTACAAATTTTCAATGGTCAGCAGGTGCAGACCAAACTTATATACACGATTTAAAAGAAGGGTCTTTCAGTGGACTTGCTTCAATGTTTTTCGGTTCATTGTTCTATTCATTTGAATCTTCTGCACTAGGCTATGTGACTATTAATCCTGAATTACAAGTTATTACAGACCAAGCAAACAGCTTAGCAATTGCGAGCACAGATTTTCTTCAAATAGTAAATTCTACTATCAGAATTTTAGGTGACAAATACAAACACAACAAAGTTGATGATGTTGACCCATTTAACTTTATTCAATATAGTAACTTTCCCGGTCAAGTAAAAAGATACATTCGTGCGGTTGCAAATAGATTTTCAAAACAAGAAAACGAATTAGGTGAAGCAGTATTTAATACCCTCTCATTAAGCAATTTATTAAGAGGCGACACAGGTATTCAAATAGAAAATCTTTTTATAAAAGTAGCCCGTGCAACTGACTCAATTTGGACAAGTCAAAGAGGTAGTAGACCACACTTGCATTTTAGCGGAGGCATTTGTACTCATTCTGTTACTGCTCTCGAATTACAAGCTGATAAAATATGTGATGATATTTGGAAAGAAAATTACCTTTCTTTCAACGCAATTAAGCAACAAAGACCTCCTATAAGGTTGCATTGCGAAGAACTAACAGGACAAACAGACGACCAATTTGAAAGGCAAAGACATTTTAGAAATATCATTTTACCCGATGAAGGAAACAGGAATGTGAAAGCAATTGACTTGTTGAGTGTAACAACAACGTTAGAGGTTGGTGTTGATATAGGGGCATTGCAAGCTGTGATGTTGGGGAATATGCCACCACAACGTTTCAACTATCAACAAAGAGTTGGACGTGCAGGTCGTAGGGGGCAAGCCTATTCCGTTATTTTAACTTTTTGTAGAGGTAGAAGTCATGATGAATTTTATTTTGCCAATCCTCAAAAAATAACCGGTGATGCACCACCAACGCCTTTCTTAACAATGGGGCAAGAACGAATATTTAAACGATTACTTGCAAAAGAAATTCTACGTAGAGCATATTTTGAAAAAGATATTGATATTACTTCTGATGAAAAATCAAGTGTTCATGGTGAGTTTGGTTCTATTGTAAGTTGGAACAATTACAAAACAAAAATAATTGATTGGATAATTACAAATAGTGGAGCTATTCAAACAACTATAGATGCTTTATTAACACCCCAACTTCAAAACAAAAGAGATGAATTTATCAATTGGATTACTGATACAATAACTGAAAATGGTTTAATAGAAAAAGCACAGAGTATTATCAACAACGAAGAAATTTCAACGAATGATATTTCTGAAAAATTCGCCGAAGGCGGATTATTACCTATGTTTGGAATGCCAACTACTGTAAAGAATTTGTATCATGGTATCAACCAACGTCTTGAACCTCTTTCAATTGACAGAGCCCAATCAATGGCAATATATGAATTTGCACCGGGGGCACAAAAAACTAAAGACAAGGCTATTCATCAAGTTATTGGTTTTACAAGTGATTTTATCAATACTCGCAGAAATGGAACTCAAATTGTAACTAACGTTGAAACCAGCAATCAACTTCCTTTTTCGCTTAATCGATGGTGTGTTCGCTGTAGAGCTTGCGGATTTTTTGAAACTTATTCAGAAGAAAGAAAAATTGAATTGGAAAGCCAAAATCAATTTGGCGTTTGTCCGAATTGTGGTGAAGATAATCCAAGTAAATATCAACCACCTTTCAAATTAAAATCGCCAAAGGCATACAGAACAAATCTTTCTGCAGGTAGCGATACAAAAGATGATTCTGAATTTTTACTTTCACGTCCACCAATTTTTGCAGAAAAATTAGGTTCAGCAAAAATTGAATCAAAAAACAATTCCACAATATCAATTTCTGATAACGATGTTACTTGGCGAGTAAATACAAATTCAGATAGATTTTTTGAAGGGAAACTATACAACACAAGAAATTCCTTTCCTTTTAATCAAAATGGATTTTGGTTCAATAATCAATGGCTGTTGAACGACTTATCTTCAAACATAAATGACAATAATGGTAATTCAATGTTTGTTCAACAAAATGGAACAAGTGCTGATGAGTATATTGCATTAGCAAGTAATAAAAATACTGAGATTTTTAGAATTGCTCCTTCTTCTGTTCCATTTGAACTGGATTTAAATATGTTTTTTAGCGAAACAGATTTGCCACATATTAAAGCACAAAGCAACGGAGTTCGTTCAGGATATTATTCAGCTGCATTTTTACTACAAAGAACTTTAGCTGATAAACTTGATGTTGACCCTACAGAAATTGAAATTGCTGATATTTCAATGAAAGTACTTGATGATGGAACAAATCGAAGAATAGCTGAAATTATTTTGACTGATGAATTGCCTAATGGTTCTGGCTTTGTTAGGTATTTGCACGAAAATTTTGTGAACATCCTTTCCGAAGCAATAAATCCAAGTAAAGCAAATAGTTATTTAGGAAAAATTCATTCACAAACTCATCAAGTAAAGTGCATTGATGCGTGTTACGATTGCTTAAAAGTGTACCGGAATATGAACTACCATAGTTTACTCGATTGGCGTTTGGGTTTATCAGTACTTCGTGTTATGCTCGATTCAACTTTTGTATGTGGAGCAGACGGCAATTTTGGTTTCGTTGAATTAGAACATTGGCTTTCGTTCGCAACACATTTGAGAAACAATTTTGCTCTAAGTTTTGGTTTTTCAAATACTGAAGAAATAAACGGTTTGCCAATTATTAAATTCGGTAGAAACCAACGAAATATAATAATGGTTGTTCACCCATTCTGGGATTTGAGAAATATAAGAGAAGCAAATTGGTTGGCTGAAATAAAAGCTGAGATTGACGAATATGTTGCTCAAAGTGGTGGAAAAATCAGCATCATTGATACGTTCAATTTACACAGAAGACCAGGTTGGTGTTACGAAAGATTAGTGATTAGATGA
- a CDS encoding PD-(D/E)XK nuclease family protein has protein sequence MINKIADISFKEIKRISPSQFYSMKNCAYKSLLAEAFNKNPLLPVSPNAYFGTVLHKMLELIAKGIVKSEDDFNDEFDKQVNLLEDDLMKKGFDFFVPLKIKLKNFGLKKVQLRKHLRSKTAQQTNLSNTIFLTEKWFESQDNLIGGKIDLIIENENEVEIIDFKTGAIKQESLDDEGEIISEVKNEYKEQLKLYAYLFFENTNIFPSSLSLVDLAKQKFPVEFSEEDCKAIFEEAKNLLKATNDSISTKTFSATPNEQNCKYCLYRPACSFFHKKLEIDFSFNDVLGEIKDVKKFQNGNVSLFLQNGTNYITIKNFTSERFDELNNSRNKKISIYNLRKEAIEFVYSVADTTIIYE, from the coding sequence ATGATTAATAAAATTGCAGATATAAGTTTTAAGGAAATTAAACGTATTTCCCCAAGCCAATTTTATTCAATGAAAAATTGTGCTTATAAATCATTATTGGCAGAGGCTTTTAATAAAAATCCATTACTTCCTGTTTCGCCCAATGCTTATTTTGGAACAGTATTACACAAAATGCTTGAATTAATTGCAAAAGGTATTGTTAAAAGCGAGGATGATTTTAATGATGAGTTTGATAAACAAGTTAATTTACTTGAAGATGATTTAATGAAAAAAGGGTTTGACTTTTTTGTTCCGCTTAAAATAAAATTAAAGAATTTCGGACTAAAAAAGGTTCAATTAAGAAAGCATTTGCGTAGCAAAACTGCACAACAAACAAATTTAAGCAACACAATATTTCTTACTGAAAAATGGTTTGAATCACAAGACAATTTAATAGGTGGAAAAATTGATTTGATAATTGAAAATGAAAATGAAGTTGAAATAATAGATTTTAAAACTGGGGCAATTAAACAAGAGAGTTTAGACGATGAAGGAGAAATAATTTCTGAAGTAAAAAATGAATATAAAGAACAACTTAAACTCTACGCTTACTTGTTTTTTGAAAACACAAATATATTTCCTTCAAGTTTGAGTTTGGTTGATTTGGCAAAACAAAAGTTCCCGGTTGAATTTTCTGAAGAGGATTGTAAAGCAATTTTTGAAGAAGCTAAAAACCTTTTAAAGGCAACGAATGATAGTATAAGTACAAAAACATTTTCAGCAACTCCTAATGAGCAAAATTGTAAATATTGCCTATATAGGCCAGCTTGTTCGTTCTTTCATAAAAAACTTGAAATTGATTTTTCCTTTAATGACGTTTTGGGTGAGATTAAAGATGTGAAGAAATTTCAAAATGGAAATGTTAGTTTGTTTTTACAAAATGGGACGAACTATATAACCATTAAGAATTTCACCTCTGAAAGATTTGATGAACTAAATAATAGCAGAAATAAAAAAATAAGTATTTATAACTTAAGAAAAGAAGCAATCGAGTTTGTTTATTCTGTTGCTGACACAACAATAATTTATGAGTAA